A window of Daucus carota subsp. sativus chromosome 2, DH1 v3.0, whole genome shotgun sequence genomic DNA:
GGGTGCAAGATAGTAAATttgtctacaatatttgtaagttCCAACTAGATGAGATACAATTGTAAATAAAACACACAGacaatgtatataaataacaaaCTTGACTAAAAATGATGAGCAGAAACATGAAAGATTGATGGATTTATACCAAAAACACAAGCCCTTTAACCATCTGAAATTTGCAGCGCAAAAACATCCCAATCCATTGATTAAAAGATTCGACACAAATGGTCTCTCGTGTTAATAAACTTAAGACGAGAGGTAATACTGAACAAGGGAAGGGGCTCTGTAGGGCTGCAGCCTGGTTGCTGATGCTTAAGAGTAGTCATTTTCTGCCTTCAAACTAAACGAGAAACTAGAGAAGAAATACAACAATGCCCTATTTTTACATATCACttataaaattaatgataaaattattaGATTATCTCCTCTCTctcactcatttttttacaattttttttactttggtCAACATGTTTTTTTAGGTCGCGTATacaaaataatttcataatttttaaaaaaaaattctaaattaaaatcgAAGTAAAGTAAGAGCATATGTGTTGATTAGCTATATGACGCTCTAAAATATAACATCTCGAATAGATTAGCTATATAATAtctcaaattataatttaaaaaaataagttataaaaattCATTCCAACATAGTCGTAATTATTCCCAAAATATTTAGGATAAAATTTTCTTTACTCATAAATAAGTGATGGCGTAGTGCCTAActcatttaataattaaatattcactTTACACGTTTTACACAATCTTTccaacatattttatattatctttttgctAATAGGTCTTGAatctaatattataataacaatatagaaaaaaaatactgAAGAGATTATTGTTGAAGTTGTCATTCAAAAgtcctattttttttaaaattgaattatttattatatatttaagaaatcTCATAAAACACTGCCTCTGTGATCCAAGAAAACAAGCAAAGTAAGAAAACAGACCGCAATGTGCAGGAGGAAAGTAAGAAAACAGAACACAAAGTAAGATAACAGAATGAGATCACAGTACACAGGAGTAGGAGCAAAGTAAGAAAACAGATGTGCATGAGCGAAGTAACAAAACAGAACGATTATCACAGTACACGAATAGGAGCGCAAAGCAAGGAAGACCAAGATCACAAAACAAGTAGTGTAGCCATTGCAATTTAGATCACAAAACAAATAGTGTAGCATTGCAAATTAGCTCTGAGATTAGCAGCTTCCGATTAATGAGAATAGAAGGGGTCTCTTAAGATTCATCACAAATGTATCTGCTTCTGGTCTAAGTCTGAATGCTTGAAAACTCTGAGTGACATTCTTCGGTCAAACTTAAATTTCTCGGAGGTTAGCATATGATTGTATTCTGTAATCTGTATTTAGTTTATATAGTATTCTTAGTCATATAGAATAAATTGCctctttgaaatttaaaaaaataaattcattttctttcatttgtttatgACTTTGTTTTATCATCTAATAGCACATTTAGTTAGCTCAAGACTCTGGTATTAGACTACAGTTGTTTTGTAATTAAGTATCATGTACCTATCATAACTTAAAGTACTCCAAATCAAAATTATTACACTAAAACTAGCGTAACGGACCTGTATCGGATGCTACACTTTTGTTAAAAAGTCTCAAATTGATAAAAATGTATGTCAGATACTGACAGAGAAGTGTTCTGCTGCTTCAATACACATGGCTAGATTCAATTTATAACGATATACTGATTAATGTTCGATCAGACTTCAATATTCATGTTTGATAGTGCAACAATATCTATGCATGATGCACATATTAAGCATCTAGCAGTATTTTACTGATTCAATCATCTTTATACACTGAAACTAATAGCATAAAATCATGTTTGGGAAGATACTTATGTGGCTCCTTGCTTTCTAGGTTCGAACTGTGGGAACAAGCTCTATATGACATCAGGCTAAGGCGTAGGACGTCAGAGTTCTTGAGTTCTTGATTACACAAGGAGATTGATGAGAAGGAAAAACAGGTTTAGAACGTGTAATGAAATGTTTAAATCACAACCCGCTTCCTCTTCCCTAGAAATAATCCTCAATACCATTTAATTTGGTGGAATCTTATTAGTCAAGAGGAACTCTGTCAAGTCATTCAGTGCATTGTAGGTAGAACCGCCCTCAAGTATAGAAACATCAATCATTTGCTTCAATTCAATGGCTCTCTGCCTTATCTCAACCCCTTCTCTACCTCCCATTAATTTTCTTATGGACCTCTCTATATCCCCTCTCTCCAGTTCACCATCCAATTCGATGCCAACTTTCCAGATGTACGTAATGTACCTTGAATTTACCTTCTGGTCGAAAAACTGTGGACAGCTTATCATAGGCACCCCTTCAGAAAGACTTTCCATGACTGAATTCCAGCCACAATGGGTCCAAAACCCTCCCACTGCAAAGTGTGCTAGTACCTCCTTTTGTGGAGCCCACTTTACGATCAGGCCTCTTTCTCCAACATGTTCTCTAAAACCTTGTGGCAGTAGTTCAGTCCAGTCCGAGCTACTAACTGATCCAGGTCGAACCACCCATAAAAATGGTTGATCACTGTTCGCCAGTCCCCAGGCTATCTCCGTCAGTTCTTTCTCATCACTCATTGCTAGACTCCCTTTGCTTACATAAAGAACAGATTTCAGAGTTTGATTATTCAGCCATGCAATGCAGCTGGATTCCTCCTCCAGAAAACTGGTGGAGGAAGCTGATGCCACTTTGGACAGGGGGCCTATTCCAAATAAAGGAACTTGAAAAAGCTGCTGGAGCTGGAGCAAAGGTAAATGCTCGAGGCAATCTGTGGTGTTAATAATCATGACTGAAGATCTTTTATATTTGCTTACAATATCGATAAGCTCTAGTGTCAATGCCATGTTTTCTCTGGATACTGGTAGATCCTTAAACCTGAGGGGATTTAGCTGAGGGACTTGCTCATACGACATAGAATCTGTAATGCAGAGGAATGCAgttgaaaacaaaacaaaaataatatatatatcaatttctgATGATTGGTTGAATATGTTGCTTAAAATGAATATTAAAGTTTCttcaaaactcttaaaaatgtattttatttgtaCTTTCAAACGCTGAAATAGATAAATATAATGAGGATCAAGTGAACACTTGGTTGAGGTATAAGGCATGAAATTTGGAAGAGGCAAGAGCTAAAAAATGTAAGAAATTGAGGAACAAGAGTTGAAAGATGATATAGAGATCAAGTGGGGGATTGAATGTAATAATAAACTTATAGATTGTAGGGGTGATAACCAATATTTCAGA
This region includes:
- the LOC108206580 gene encoding UDP-glucose iridoid glucosyltransferase, with the translated sequence MEKQENRRVQRLVLVLFPLQGHTTPMLQLGSVLYSRGFAITIAHTRFNPPDPINHPQFDFLVSGTPNIEDVESINLNCQAPLQELELQKQTAYSQVAGVIHDSLMYFAATVANDNKIPSLVLRTSSAAFVQAYAALPHLLAEGSFLFQDSMSYEQVPQLNPLRFKDLPVSRENMALTLELIDIVSKYKRSSVMIINTTDCLEHLPLLQLQQLFQVPLFGIGPLSKVASASSTSFLEEESSCIAWLNNQTLKSVLYVSKGSLAMSDEKELTEIAWGLANSDQPFLWVVRPGSVSSSDWTELLPQGFREHVGERGLIVKWAPQKEVLAHFAVGGFWTHCGWNSVMESLSEGVPMISCPQFFDQKVNSRYITYIWKVGIELDGELERGDIERSIRKLMGGREGVEIRQRAIELKQMIDVSILEGGSTYNALNDLTEFLLTNKIPPN